The genomic DNA AGATTATACTGACAGCGAGAAATACCAGCTAGAGCAACATCTAATCGGCATTGGCATTAGTCCACATCCGCTGGTGAAAATCAGTCAAGAGTCCAAGCGAACGGTAACTGATTTAGCTGATTTGGTGGCCGGCAACCAGGTTACCTTGCTGGTACAAATTCAGACCATTCGTGTGATTCGGACCAAGAAAACGGGGGAGCAGATGGCTTTTTTACAGGTAACAGATACCAAACGGAAGCTAGATGTGACTCTCTTTCCGGCCACCTATAAGAAGTATGCTTACTTACTAGAAGAGTCAGGGATTTTCTATTTGACAGGGAAGGCTCAGGAGCGTGACGGACACGTTCAGTTTGTGGCAGAGTCTATTGAGCCGACCAGTCAGAAGAAATGCTGGCTTCTTCTGGAGAATAATCAACACGACAAAGCCATCGTCCGAATCTTGGAGCGTTATCGAGGAACAATTCCGGTCGTTCTTCACTATCAAGACAGCAATCGAACGGTTCAAGCAAAGCAATTTTTGGTTCAAGAATCCCCGCTCATGGTAGAAGAACTGCAAGAGTTTGTTATGAAAACGGTTTTTCGGTAATTTTTTGTAAAAATACAAGCATGTTTAGCCCAAGTGTGATATAATAGGGCAGTTAATATGAAAATATAAAGGAGCATTAACAAATGAAGCGTATTGGTGTTTTAACCAGTGGTGGCGATGCCCCTGGTATGAATGCTGCAATTCGTGCAGTTGTTCGCCAAGCAATTTCAGAAGGCATGGAAGTTTATGGAATCAGTGAAGGCTACGCAGGTATGGTAGCTGGAAAAATCGCTCCATTGACCATCCGCTCTGTAGGCGATATTATTTCTCGCGGAGGTACCTTCCTTGGTTCAGCTCGTTATCCAGAGTTTGCCCAGCTTGAGGGTCAATTAAAAGGGATTGAGCAGCTGAAAAAGCATGGCATTGAAGGTGTTGTTGTTATCGGTGGTGACGGCTCTTACCATGGTGCGATGCGTTTGACAGAACATGGCTTCCCAGCTGTCGGCGTTCCTGGAACAATCGACAACGATATTGTTGGCACAGACTTTACCATTGGTTTTGATACAGCCGTGACAACAGCTATGGATGCGATTGATAAAATTCGTGATACATCATCCAGTCACCGCCGTACCTTCGTTGTTGAAGTAATGGGCCGTCATGCAGGTGATATTGCTCTCTGGGCAGGTATCGCAGCAGGTGCAGATGTCATTGTTGTTCCAGAAGAAGACTTTGACATCAAAGAAATCGTTGCTAGAATCAAACAAGGTTATGATACTGGTAAAAAACACAGCATCATCGTTCTTGCAGAAGGCGTGATGCCAGTGACTCAATTTGCTAAAGAATTGAAAGCTGCTGGAGATTTGAGCGACTTGCGTGTAACCGAACTCGGTCACATCCAACGTGGTGGTTCACCAACTGCGCGCGACCGCGTTTTAGCATCGCGTATGGGTGCCCACGCTGTTAAATTGCTCAAAGAAGGCCGTGGTGGACTTGCTGTTGGTATCCGTAACGAAGAAATGGTTGAAAATCCAATCCTCGGAACGGCTGAAGAAGGTGCTTTGTTTAGTCTTTCTCCAGAAGGCAAGATTATTGTCAACAATCCACACAAGGCTGACTTGAACCTTGCTACATTGAACAGAGAAATTTCGTTCTAGTCTATTTATTATTGTTAATGTGATCATAAGATCATAATTTATAAAAGGAGCTTTTATCTAATCATGAATAAACGTGTTAAAATCGTTGCTACAC from Streptococcus oriscaviae includes the following:
- the pfkA gene encoding 6-phosphofructokinase gives rise to the protein MKRIGVLTSGGDAPGMNAAIRAVVRQAISEGMEVYGISEGYAGMVAGKIAPLTIRSVGDIISRGGTFLGSARYPEFAQLEGQLKGIEQLKKHGIEGVVVIGGDGSYHGAMRLTEHGFPAVGVPGTIDNDIVGTDFTIGFDTAVTTAMDAIDKIRDTSSSHRRTFVVEVMGRHAGDIALWAGIAAGADVIVVPEEDFDIKEIVARIKQGYDTGKKHSIIVLAEGVMPVTQFAKELKAAGDLSDLRVTELGHIQRGGSPTARDRVLASRMGAHAVKLLKEGRGGLAVGIRNEEMVENPILGTAEEGALFSLSPEGKIIVNNPHKADLNLATLNREISF